Proteins found in one Pyrus communis chromosome 15, drPyrComm1.1, whole genome shotgun sequence genomic segment:
- the LOC137717192 gene encoding serine/threonine-protein kinase-like protein CCR4, whose product MGAVTSRARRSSNGRATGVRELSHLVSMGANGASLEEFPLQLLLEATFNFSEEHKIGTRSYGSVYYATLDDGRQVAIKRAETSVSSSYVGGCTKRQQDHAFVNELESLSRLNHENLVRLLGFFEDAKERILVYEHMNNGSLHDHLHKLPHSPLLSWAKRIKVALDAARGIEYLYEQAVPPIIHRYIKSSNILLHDTLRVKVSVFGLSLMGPEDEELDLSLVAAGTFGYIDPEYYIKGYHIVNSFYNCNFWL is encoded by the coding sequence ATGGGCGCAGTTACAAGCCGAGCAAGGCGCAGCAGCAACGGCAGGGCCACCGGTGTTAGAGAACTAAGCCATTTGGTGAGCATGGGCGCCAATGGGGCTTCTTTGGAGGAATTTCCACTGCAACTACTACTCGAAGCCACCTTCAATTTCTCTGAAGAACACAAAATTGGAACACGCAGCTACGGCTCCGTCTACTACGCCACATTAGATGACGGTCGCCAAGTTGCCATCAAGCGTGCTGAGACATCAGTCTCTTCCTCATACGTTGGTGGCTGCACAAAGCGCCAGCAAGACCATGCTTTTGTAAACGAGCTTGAGTCCCTTTCACGTCTCAACCACGAGAACTTGGTTCGATTACTTGGATTCTTCGAAGACGCAAAAGAGCGAATACTCGTGTATGAACACATGAACAATGGCTCCCTCCATGACCATCTCCACAAGCTCCCACATTCGCCTTTGCTCTCATGGGCCAAGCGCATCAAAGTGGCTCTTGACGCAGCCCGAGGGATTGAGTACCTGTACGAGCAAGCAGTCCCGCCAATCATACACCGCTACATTAAGTCATCCAACATACTACTGCATGACACATTGCGGGTCAAGGTATCCGTTTTCGGCCTATCTTTAATGGGGCCGGAGGATGAAGAGTTGGACCTTTCGCTTGTTGCAGCTGGCACATTTGGGTACATCGACCCGGAGTACTACATAAAGGGATACCACATAGTCAATAGCTTTTACAACTGTAATTTTTGGTTATAA
- the LOC137717352 gene encoding receptor protein-tyrosine kinase CEPR2-like, with protein sequence MALYLLLPTVVFLCLLFPPCMPLTVGTETEAEALLELKRQLKDPLNVLDSWKETADGSPCNFFGVACDRISGKVIGISLDNKSLSGEISPAIGVLDSLATLSLPCNNITGKLPAQVTGCANLKTLNLTGNKMVGAIPDLSALRKLEILDLSTNSFSAAFPSWVGNLSALNSLGLGENEFDEGEIPEGLGNLTNLTWLHLGNSQFRGEIPESVYKMKALETLDMSKNKLSGKLSNSISQLQKLNKIELFRNNLTGEIPPGLANLTLLREFDFSSNKFYGKLPSEMGNLKNLVVFQLFGNNFSGEFPAGFGDMEHLVAISIYENRFSGEFPTNFGRFSPLESIDISENQFSGGFPRFLCEKGRLQFLLALGNNFSGELPDSYVRCKSLERLRVNQNNLSGKIPAEFWSLPYATMIDLSDNDFSGEISPSIGFSTSLNQLKLQNNGFSGNLPQLGNLSNLERLYLSGNKFSGEIPSEIGALKQLSSLHLEHNSLTGSVPSELGYCDKLVDVNLASNSLTGNIPRTLSLISSLNSLNLSQNNLTGLIPETLVKLKLSSIDLSGNQLSGRVPSDLLTMGGDKAFDGNKGLCIDQYSRTRTNSGMNMCTEKLNKKKVLENKLVLFSIIALALVAVFAGLLLVSYKNFKLGEAVDRENNLDAGKEKDLKWKLASFHQLEIDADDICDLKEENLIGSGSTGKVYRIDLKKGRGTVAVKQLWKGDGMKLLTAEMDILGKIRHRNILKLYACSAMGGSSVLVFEYMANGNLFQALHRDIKTGEPKLDWCQRYKIVLGAARGIAYLHHDCSPAIIHRDIKSTNILLDDDYEAKVADFGVAKIAESSQKGCDYSSFAGTHGYIAPELAYTAKVNEKCDVYSFGVVLLELVTGRRPVEEDYGEGKDIVYWVSKHLSDREAVVKILDDKVAHECVEDDMIKVLKVAVLCTTKLPSLRPTMRDVIKMLTAADPCTFRSGNNTCNDENVKDFSPSTDELSLLAVAS encoded by the exons ATGGCATTGTACTTGCTGCTGCCGACTGTGGTCTTCCTCTGTTTGCTTTTCCCGCCATGCATGCCTCTAACGGTCGGAACTGAAACGGAAGCTGAAGCCCTCCTTGAGTTGAAGAGGCAACTCAAAGACCCTCTGAATGTTCTCGATTCCTGGAAAGAGACCGCAGATGGGTCGCCCTGCAACTTCTTCGGAGTCGCCTGTGATCGGATTAGCGGGAAAGTGATTGGAATTTCTCTTGATAACAAGTCCCTCTCGGGTGAGATTTCGCCCGCCATTGGTGTTCTTGACAGCCTCGCCACACTTTCGCTGCCTTGCAACAACATTACAGGAAAGCTTCCTGCCCAAGTCACTGGTTGTGCCAAtctcaaaactttgaatctcaCTGGCAACAAAATGGTGGGAGCAATCCCGGATCTTTCTGCCCTCCGAAAATTGGAGATTCTTGATCTTTCTACAAACTCCTTCTCCGCCGCATTCCCATCATGGGTGGGGAATCTGTCTGCGTTGAATTCTCTCGGGCTTGGGGAAAATGAATTTGATGAAGGTGAAATCCCTGAGGGGCTTGGAAACTTGACCAACTTGACTTGGCTCCATCTGGGGAATTCCCAGTTCAGAGGAGAGATTCCGGAATCTGTTTACAAAATGAAGGCATTGGAGACGTTGGATATGTCGAAGAACAAGCTCTCTGGGAAGCTCTCCAACTCGATTTCCCAGCTACAAAAACTCAATAAGATTGAGCTTTTTCGAAACAATTTGACCGGGGAAATCCCACCAGGGCTCGCTAATCTCACCCTCCTAAGGGAATTTGATTTCTCATCAAACAAGTTTTATGGGAAGTTGCCTTCGGAGATGGGAAATCTCAAGAACTTGGTGGTTTTTCAGTTATTTGGGAACAATTTCTCCGGGGAATTCCCTGCTGGGTTCGGCGATATGGAACACCTTGTTGCAATCTCAATTTATGAAAACAGATTTTCCGGGGAATTTCCAACCAATTTTGGCAGATTCTCACCTTTGGAAAGCATTGACATATCCGAGAATCAGTTTTCGGGTGGTTTCCCAAGGTTTCTTTGTGAAAAGGGCAGGTTACAATTCTTACTTGCTTTGGGCAACAATTTTTCTGGGGAGCTGCCAGACTCTTACGTTCGATGTAAATCTCTAGAGAGGCTGAGAGTCAATCAGAACAATTTGTCTGGGAAGATTCCAGCTGAGTTTTGGTCACTTCCCTACGCGACAATGATTGACTTGAGTGATAACGACTTCAGCGGAGAGATCTCCCCCAGCATTGGGTTTTCTACCAGCTTGAATCAGTTGAAATTGCAGAACAATGGTTTCTCTGGTAATCTTCCGCAACTTGGGAACCTATCAAACTTGGAGAGGCTCTATCTGAGTGGTAATAAATTTTCCGGTGAAATACCTTCCGAAATTGGTGCTCTAAAGCAGCTGTCATCTTTGCATCTTGAACACAATTCTTTGACAGGATCGGTACCATCAGAATTGGGATACTGTGATAAGTTGGTGGACGTGAATCTTGCTTCGAATTCTTTAACTGGTAATATCCCACGTACGTTATCACTAATAAGCTCTTTGAACTCTCTAAATCTCTCGCAAAATAACCTCACGGGTTTGATTCCCGAAACTTTGGTGAAACTGAAGCTAAGTTCTATAGATTTGTCGGGGAATCAGTTATCCGGAAGGGTACCATCTGATCTTCTGACCATGGGAGGAGACAAAGCCTTTGATGGAAACAAGGGACTCTGCATTGATCAATATTCCAGAACACGTACAAATTCTGGGATGAACATGTGTACTGAAAAGctgaataaaaaaaaggtgCTTGAAAATAAACTGGTTTTGTTCTCGATTATAGCATTGGCGTTGGTTGCTGTTTTTGCTGGATTACTGCTGGTCAGTTATAAGAACTTCAAGCTTGGGGAGGCAGTTGACAGAGAAAATAATTTGGATGCAGGGAAGGAGAAAGATCTGAAATGGAAACTTGCGTCTTTCCACCAGTTGGAAATAGATGCAGATGACATATGCGatttgaaagaagaaaatttgATTGGAAGTGGCAGTACAGGGAAAGTTTACCGCATAGATTTGAAGAAAGGTCGTGGCACGGTGGCTGTCAAACAACTCTGGAAAGGAGATGGCATGAAGCTTTTGACCGCAGAGATGGACATTTTGGGGAAGATCAGGCATAGAAATATACTGAAGCTATACGCTTGTTCAGCGATGGGCGGATCTAGTGTTCTCGTGTTTGAGTACATGGCAAATGGTAATTTATTTCAAGCGCTTCACAGAGATATTAAAACCGGGGAGCCCAAATTGGATTGGTGCCAGAGGTATAAGATTGTTTTGGGAGCAGCTAGGGGCATTGCTTATCTGCATCATGATTGTTCACCAGCTATAATTCATAGAGATATTAAATCCACTAACATTCTGCTCGACGACGATTATGAGGCAAAAGTTGCTGATTTTGGGGTTGCAAAGATTGCAGAAAGCTCTCAGAAGGGCTGTGATTACAGCTCCTTCGCCGGCACACATGGCTATATTGCTCCTG AGCTGGCATATACTGCTAAAGTGAACGAAAAGTGCGATGTGTATAGTTTCGGTGTGGTGCTGCTCGAGCTAGTAACTGGCAGGAGACCAGTTGAAGAGGATTACGGTGAAGGCAAGGATATTGTTTACTGGGTTTCAAAGCATCTGAGTGACCGTGAAGCGGTTGTTAAGATTCTAGATGATAAAGTAGCACATGAATGTGTCGAGGACGACATGATCAAGGTCTTGAAGGTTGCTGTTCTCTGCACTACCAAGCTACCGTCCTTGCGCCCGACAATGCGGGATGTTATAAAGATGCTTACGGCTGCTGATCCTTGCACTTTCAGGTCCGGAAACAACACCTGTAACGACGAAAATGTCAAGGATTTCTCACCCAGTACTGATGAATTGTCTCTTTTAGCAGTAGCTAGCTAA